In Brevibacillus brevis, a genomic segment contains:
- a CDS encoding transposase produces MIPTYQDADIILKLYDQFESERMRAAKAWFRTELAGEPLQPESFWRQFPRGSEGFQSFVTLYGFFEMVGVLHKNGLVHPDLLFDMWYVNGFFDPMYPIIASWRAEGDIHIAENFERLARAELEWIRKHKGAEHVPQVSYANQE; encoded by the coding sequence ATGATTCCGACCTATCAGGATGCTGACATCATTCTCAAGCTTTACGACCAGTTTGAATCGGAGCGCATGCGGGCAGCCAAAGCGTGGTTCAGGACCGAGCTGGCAGGCGAACCGCTGCAGCCGGAAAGCTTTTGGCGGCAATTCCCCCGCGGGAGTGAGGGCTTCCAATCGTTTGTGACCTTGTATGGCTTTTTTGAGATGGTGGGTGTTTTGCATAAAAACGGCCTCGTTCATCCGGATCTGCTTTTTGACATGTGGTACGTGAACGGGTTTTTCGACCCGATGTACCCGATCATCGCTTCATGGAGAGCGGAGGGCGATATTCATATCGCGGAAAACTTCGAGCGTCTGGCAAGAGCGGAGCTTGAATGGATCCGCAAGCACAAGGGAGCGGAACACGTTCCGCAAGTATCCTATGCAAATCAAGAGTGA
- a CDS encoding histidine phosphatase family protein yields the protein MKQIYLVRHCQATGQESDAPLTPSGKRQAEQLAEFFRDRPIDRILSSPFLRAVDTVTPLAGQRGLSIEQDERLVERVLSAQPMTDWYERLRATFDDLTLQYEGGESSRTAMDRVNLLLAEVLESEHRHILLVSHGCLLALLMKSIDDCIGFAEWEALSNPDVYQLTVADSSRQLHRIWK from the coding sequence ATGAAGCAAATCTATCTCGTCCGTCACTGTCAGGCGACCGGCCAGGAGTCTGACGCCCCTCTCACGCCGTCTGGAAAAAGGCAGGCGGAACAGCTCGCCGAGTTTTTCCGCGACCGCCCGATTGACCGAATCCTCTCCAGCCCTTTCCTGCGAGCCGTAGACACCGTCACGCCACTTGCCGGGCAGCGCGGGTTGTCCATCGAACAGGACGAACGCCTGGTCGAGCGCGTCCTTTCTGCTCAGCCGATGACGGATTGGTATGAACGCCTGCGGGCCACTTTCGACGATCTTACCTTGCAGTACGAAGGGGGAGAATCCAGCCGGACCGCTATGGATCGTGTAAACTTATTGCTGGCGGAGGTGCTTGAAAGCGAGCACAGGCATATTCTGCTCGTCTCCCACGGCTGCTTGCTGGCGCTTTTGATGAAATCGATTGATGACTGCATCGGATTTGCGGAGTGGGAAGCGCTGAGCAACCCCGATGTCTATCAGCTGACCGTGGCAGACTCCAGCCGACAGCTGCACCGCATCTGGAAATAG